A window from Exiguobacterium marinum DSM 16307 encodes these proteins:
- the polA gene encoding DNA polymerase I, translating into MNKLLILDGNSLTYRAFFALPPMSDASGRNTNAVYGFTMMLLKLMEDEQPTHFAVAFDASKKTFRHDTFAEYKGGRQKTPGELREQFPLVRDVCRAFGISVLELEQYEADDIIGTLSKDTSFDQVTIVTGDKDLLQLINERVTVYLTKRGITDVEKMNEAAFQERYEGLQPIQMIDLKGLMGDKSDNIPGIPGVGEKTALKLISTYGTVEALYEHTDELKGKQKEKVEANEREAKMSKQLATIYTDVPLNVSVDDLVFKSYDASVVKPLFMELQFKSLIGKLSDSATEETVEKKARPTIDLSEQDLSRAVLFLEQLHDDYFEEEIVGVAIASERGVTIGDVTLLQEEPVKEWIEDESRATVCLDSKQTIIQLKRQQLSLQGYEDLLVAGYLLNLSGGTSLSSIASHFAYHLEEDEMVYGKGAKIKVPEEDAFHSHLAEKAHAIYTLFERVLSELKDNEQTELYEALEKPLVSVLAEMEWAGIHVNIETLQHMEADLRERLSTLEVTIHELAGEPFNINSPKQLGVILFEKLALPPVKKTKTGYSTAADVLEKLAPLHPIIEKIMHYRELGKLQSTYVEGLQKVVKEDGKIHTRYTQTLTQTGRLSSVNPNLQNIPIRLEEGRRIRKAFTASEPDWVLYAVDYSQIELRIMAHMSQDEKMIAAFLHDEDIHTSTAANVFKVSKEEVTSLMRRQAKAVNFGIIYGISDYGLSQNLGITRKEAQTFIDTYFEQFPGVKTFMDAAIERAREHGFVETMLKRRRNIPDIHSRNFNLRGFAERTAINTPIQGTAADIIKKAMIDVNHALKTSHLQSKLLLQVHDELIFEGPAEEMEALEKLVTEAMEHTVTLDVPLRADGAVGATWFDTK; encoded by the coding sequence ATGAATAAACTACTAATCCTGGATGGGAATTCCTTAACATATCGTGCATTTTTCGCACTGCCTCCGATGTCGGACGCGTCGGGTCGGAATACGAATGCGGTGTATGGCTTTACGATGATGTTGTTAAAATTGATGGAGGACGAACAACCTACGCATTTCGCTGTTGCGTTCGATGCGTCGAAAAAGACGTTTCGTCATGATACGTTTGCTGAGTATAAAGGTGGACGTCAAAAAACTCCTGGAGAATTACGAGAACAGTTCCCGCTCGTACGTGACGTCTGTCGCGCGTTCGGCATCTCTGTCCTTGAGCTTGAACAATATGAGGCGGATGATATCATCGGGACACTCTCGAAAGATACATCATTTGATCAAGTGACGATTGTGACGGGAGATAAAGATTTACTACAGCTCATCAATGAGCGAGTGACCGTTTATTTGACGAAGCGGGGCATCACGGATGTCGAGAAAATGAACGAGGCGGCTTTCCAAGAGCGATATGAAGGTCTACAGCCGATTCAGATGATTGACTTGAAAGGATTAATGGGCGATAAGTCCGATAATATTCCCGGTATTCCAGGTGTAGGGGAGAAGACGGCGTTGAAGTTGATTTCAACGTATGGCACGGTCGAAGCCCTTTACGAACATACGGATGAGCTAAAAGGGAAACAAAAAGAAAAAGTTGAGGCGAACGAGCGAGAAGCAAAAATGTCAAAACAGTTGGCAACGATTTATACGGACGTTCCATTGAATGTGTCTGTAGACGATCTCGTCTTTAAATCGTATGACGCTTCCGTCGTGAAGCCTTTATTCATGGAACTCCAATTCAAATCGTTAATCGGAAAACTGTCGGACAGCGCTACAGAAGAAACGGTCGAAAAAAAAGCGCGGCCGACAATCGACCTTTCTGAACAAGATTTGTCTCGAGCGGTCCTGTTTCTTGAGCAACTGCACGATGATTATTTCGAAGAAGAAATTGTCGGGGTGGCGATTGCATCAGAACGTGGGGTGACGATTGGTGACGTGACTTTGTTACAAGAAGAGCCGGTCAAGGAATGGATTGAAGATGAATCTAGGGCGACGGTTTGTCTCGATTCCAAACAGACAATCATTCAGTTGAAACGTCAACAGCTATCGCTTCAAGGGTACGAGGATTTACTCGTTGCCGGATACTTACTAAATCTATCTGGTGGAACGTCACTTAGTTCGATCGCTTCTCATTTCGCCTATCATCTTGAAGAAGATGAAATGGTTTATGGGAAAGGTGCAAAAATTAAAGTTCCTGAGGAAGATGCGTTCCATTCACATCTCGCTGAAAAAGCACATGCGATTTATACGTTATTTGAACGTGTCCTCTCCGAGTTGAAGGATAATGAACAGACAGAACTGTATGAGGCACTCGAAAAACCGCTCGTGTCTGTTTTAGCAGAAATGGAATGGGCAGGCATACATGTTAATATCGAAACGCTTCAACATATGGAGGCGGACCTTCGAGAACGTCTTAGTACGCTTGAAGTGACGATTCATGAGTTGGCCGGAGAACCATTCAACATCAATTCACCAAAGCAACTAGGGGTCATCTTGTTCGAAAAATTAGCGCTTCCTCCCGTGAAAAAAACGAAGACGGGATACTCGACAGCGGCTGATGTGCTTGAAAAGTTAGCGCCGCTCCACCCGATCATCGAGAAAATCATGCATTATCGAGAACTTGGTAAATTGCAGTCGACCTATGTCGAGGGATTACAGAAAGTCGTGAAGGAAGACGGCAAGATCCACACCCGATACACACAGACGTTGACGCAAACTGGACGACTCTCGTCGGTCAACCCGAATCTTCAAAACATCCCGATTCGATTAGAAGAAGGACGACGCATCCGCAAGGCGTTCACTGCAAGTGAACCAGACTGGGTACTCTATGCGGTCGATTATTCGCAAATCGAACTTCGCATCATGGCGCACATGTCTCAAGATGAAAAAATGATTGCGGCATTCTTACACGACGAGGACATCCATACATCGACGGCGGCGAACGTCTTTAAAGTCTCGAAAGAAGAAGTGACTTCGCTTATGCGTCGTCAGGCGAAAGCAGTTAACTTTGGAATCATCTATGGAATCAGTGATTATGGACTTTCGCAAAATCTTGGAATTACACGTAAAGAAGCACAAACGTTTATTGATACGTATTTCGAACAGTTCCCTGGTGTAAAAACATTCATGGATGCGGCTATTGAACGTGCTCGAGAACACGGATTTGTTGAAACGATGTTAAAACGCCGTCGAAACATACCGGATATTCACTCTCGTAATTTCAACTTGCGTGGATTTGCTGAACGTACTGCCATCAATACCCCGATTCAAGGAACGGCAGCCGATATTATCAAAAAAGCGATGATTGATGTCAATCATGCCCTCAAAACGTCGCACCTTCAGTCAAAACTATTGTTACAAGTACACGATGAATTGATTTTTGAGGGTCCTGCTGAAGAGATGGAAGCATTAGAAAAACTGGTGACCGAAGCGATGGAACATACGGTTACACTCGATGTACCATTACGCGCTGACGGTGCAGTAGGAGCCACTTGGTTCGATACGAAATAA
- the mutM gene encoding DNA-formamidopyrimidine glycosylase: MPELPEVETVCRRLRPVVSGKTIQAVDVLDSKIIRGLDAEEWVHHLVGETIMDVERRGKFILFKLTNGYLVSHLRMEGKFFPYETFTEPVKHTHIVITFTDQSTLHYNDVRKFGTMELRTNETIHTTPPLSLLAYEPFDERVTGEALHQRLGRMKSRAIKTALLDQSIFVGLGNIYVDETLFRAGIHPIRTAASLSGEEVERVRVEAVAVLTEAIERGGSTIRSYTNPDGVTGTFQERLYVYGRAGEPCRRCGHEIEKMKLGGRGTHFCPNCQQR; encoded by the coding sequence ATGCCAGAATTACCAGAGGTTGAAACAGTCTGTCGTCGACTGCGACCTGTCGTTTCAGGAAAGACGATTCAGGCTGTCGATGTGCTCGACTCTAAAATTATTCGTGGACTCGATGCAGAAGAGTGGGTTCACCACTTGGTTGGAGAGACCATTATGGATGTAGAAAGGCGAGGGAAATTCATCTTGTTTAAATTAACGAACGGGTACCTCGTCTCACATCTACGCATGGAGGGGAAATTCTTTCCGTACGAGACATTCACAGAACCGGTGAAACATACACATATCGTCATCACATTCACTGACCAATCTACCCTGCATTATAATGATGTACGTAAGTTTGGTACGATGGAGTTGCGGACAAACGAAACGATTCATACAACACCGCCACTTTCATTGCTTGCTTATGAACCGTTTGACGAGCGTGTGACCGGAGAGGCACTACATCAGCGTTTAGGGCGGATGAAGTCCCGTGCCATCAAGACCGCCCTCCTCGATCAATCGATTTTTGTTGGATTGGGTAATATTTATGTAGACGAAACGCTATTTCGTGCTGGTATTCATCCGATACGAACGGCCGCGAGTCTATCAGGTGAAGAAGTAGAGCGTGTACGGGTAGAAGCGGTCGCCGTCCTAACAGAGGCAATCGAGCGTGGGGGAAGTACGATACGTAGTTATACGAACCCCGACGGTGTGACTGGAACGTTCCAAGAGAGGCTGTATGTATACGGGCGAGCCGGTGAGCCGTGTCGTCGTTGTGGTCATGAAATTGAAAAGATGAAACTAGGCGGGCGTGGTACGCATTTTTGTCCGAAC